The genomic stretch agagatgACTGCAGGCAGTAGGATGACTTAAGCTCTGGGATTTGGGGCCAGCAGGGACAAGATTGAAcatattcaaaaacaaaatgcttGCCAAGAGCTGAACACCCACTTTTaacaatgaacaacaacaacaaaaaatctttcagttggtcatggtggcacatgcctataatccagtGTGtggaatgctgaggcaggaggatcaggggttcaaagccagcctcagccacctgaaaaccctgcctcaaaatttaAAAGGACAAAAACTCGGTGTGGTAGTTTATACTtttaatcctaatactcaggagtcagaggcaggtctaccgagttccaggacagccagggctacacagagaaactgtatctcgaaaaccatttttttttttttttaaagtcaaaaggaCAAATCCTTAAGCTAATATGGCACTTTGAATGGCAGGATTCTAAGCAATATGgataatctgtttttttttttctcacatctcAGAAGTCATTGAATCTGCTTGTTGCCTAGACCTCATCACAGCCTAAACTCAAATACCAGCATGGAAAAGAAACACAGTGCTGTCAACTTTGAAGGTACTGGTGTGAgccacacagccctggctgcACCCGGAATTGGGATCTCCTTCAGGCCACCTGGAGTGACCCTCTCTATAATCTAACCATGAGTCTACCAAGAGCTTTCACACCAAAGACCCAGTTCTCATACCTGTAGGCAGGATGTAAGCTCTACTAAGCAAGTTAGTGACAGAGCCCAAGTGCCATGCCTCCCAGAACACTGGCCCAAAGGCAGCCTGAGACCCATCTCATAGACCCGGAAccagagccagaggcagacagagctcttcTGGCATTGTGTTCTGGGTGTGACTTTAACTGAAGCTTGTGAGTCTATACAGATTGGCCTAAGTTTCTGATGGCAGCTCAGCCATAGACACAGGAGTGCAGGTACAAGTGCCATCTTTTtgtgcttcctgtttcctgtttcccGAAGCAGCACAGTCCCTAGAAGGTTCCTTTTGCACATATATCTTGTGAAATGGCAAGAGCAGAGGGACCTTCGACAGGGTCAGTCACATAGCCCTGCCCCATGTACCAAGATGGAAGCAAGAGGCTCTAAACCCTCAGGGAATAGTCCACACCTAGGAAGACAAATGGGGCCCCAGGTGCCTAGTTTTTCAGGGTCCAAAGGAAGGCAAAGCAAGAAGCTTCTCTCCAGCACACTTCAGGTCATAGAGGATAGGAAAGGAATCTTTATTATATTGGCCTAAGGTCTCACACTTCGCCATCTtcactgtgggggtggagtgTGTAAGGCCCAGCTAGCCCTCTCCATCCCTGCTACTGTCCAGGTGCCCCAGAATTAGGTCAGCAATGCCTGGCGCAGCATCTGCTTCTTCTGAGGTGTGAGGCGGGTGGGGAATTGGatgtcaaagaaaatgaagaggtcCCCCTTCTTGGTAGGATCCTCAGGCAGTGGCATACCCTCACCTGGCACCATCTTGAAGTACTTGGGactgagagaggaaagaagtgTAGAAATCTCAGAGAGAGAGTGTCCAATGGGTCCACACCGCCCTAACTCACAGGACCACAGGAATGGGCTGTTATTGCAATTTCCTAGTAGATGGACAGGACAGCTCTTACATGCCAGAATGGGTGGGAGCAGAGACCCCAGGAACTGTGCGACACTCCCTAGGGAGCAGAGCAGACTCTGGGGATGGAATCAAACCTTTCCTGTCAGGGCCTTTCTTAGAAAAACACTTGGTGGCCTCTCCTACATATTCTGATGAGAAGTTTGGAGAATGGAGGCAAGAGAGTGACCGATAGTGGGGTTCTCGGGCCTCTACAGGGGCTTCATACATATTAGAGAAAAGCATTCCTTCTTTATGGTGAACACAGCCCCACAGCTCATAGAGAAAGGTGGATTTGGGTTTCAGCCTGAGGGAGCCCTCCTGTGGCTGCAGCCTGCACAGTTCCACCCTCCAAGTCTCAGTCCATCCTTTCTTGTTACCAGGTGGATATACTCACTGGACAATGTCATTAATGGGGATGTTGAGCAGACGGTCATCTAGGGTCTTCACCTCCACAGTGCAGCAGGTGAGAGCCTGGAGAGGTTTGAATGAGAGGTAGATATGCAGAATTGTCACCACAGCCATTCTATTTTAAAGGCATTCAGGAGCCTACTTGGGTTCCAACCCTGAGTTGGACACCAGGGAGGCAAAAGGCTGTTCAGGAACTACTTGTGAATGAGTCATGACCTGCCTTCTAGTTTGAAGTGTGGTAGGTCGGGTTGGTGATAACAGAGTGTAAGGGTTTTGTGAGGCAGTAATGGCAGGTTCTGTGGGAGGAGGACCATACAGCAGTAACAGCAACTGAAGAGCCTCCAGGGTGAGGGGACAGGTATGAAAGTGTCTCAACCAGGCAGGAGTGCTCACCCTGAAGTCTGAAGTTCAAAGAACAAGTCAACGGGGCACCTTGAAGAGACAGTGGGGACAGCGGCAGGGTCAGGACAGTGTGTAGAAAAATGAGGAAGGGAGCAAGGAGGAGCTATTCCACAGATCCACCCAGCGCCAAGGAGAGAGACACACGTGGTGGGAATCACAAGACCCTGTGATTTCTAGAAGTTGGTTGGTGGAGATGAAGCCTAAGCTGCTACAAGTGGGGTTCATTCTGAGTCTCCATGCTCTTCTTCTGCACTGTACCCACTCACCTTGCCCAAAGGAATGGGGTAGACAAAGAAGAGGTTGTCCATCTCCCTGCGGAAGCGAGGATGCAGTTTCTCCTTTACGATGAAGATAATATCAGCAGGGATAATGTTGGGGCCCTGCGTAGGAAAAGCCAAGGGGTAACAGGTTTATTGCTTACACGCTTTTGCCAGGTTTCAGCCTCTGCTTGCCTCCATGTCTTCCCCTGTGCAATGGAGAATTATGCCCAGTTTTTAGGGTGGCCTAGGGCCACTTCCTAGAGAAGCCTACCCTGTTTCACTCCCCATTCCCAAAGTACTTCTCTACTGAGCATGCCCATATAAACCTACTCAGTATGGGGCAAGGACTTCCTTGTGTGACAGCTGGACACTGAGCTGGCCCAGACAACTTCTCTGCAGGTCAGTAACTCAGAAATTATTTCTCTGCTTCAGCGAGGCACCCTGAACTCAaacctctcttctggcttctgtagacaGAAAGAAAGCTATTTCTGCAGCTCCCAGTGTGAGAAACAACCCTACAGTTATTCCTCAGCAAGCTCAAGACCAGGATAAAGGGAGGCTCAAAGGCTGGGCTCTGAGGAGACTCTAGGGCCATATGGGGAGATTGGGAAATGCTGCTCAGAGCAGGGGATGTTGGCTCTGGGTATCTGTTGTTTGCCTGCTTTcttgtgacagggtcttgctctgtagcccaagtTGAAACAGTCACCAAGTCAAGACTGAACTTGAACTCCTAGGCTCaaatgatccccctgcctcagcctcctgagtagcttcAACTCCCAGTGAACCATGTTGAAGGGTGATTGTTGGAGGCAGGTATTCTGCAGGTGAGAAAGAGAGTGGGTATAGGCAAGGGAATTAATCTCTTTCAGCTCTGAGCGCTCCATTATTTCAGTTCATCTCAGCATCCTTAGCACAGTAATTCCATGTTTTCCCACAGATaggtattttaatttcaaatcatTATTAATGGAATGCTTCTGAGCCTTGGGCTCAGAATGCCTCTCTCCTGGGCTTTCTTAGGGATTACTACCCAAGAACACTGGAGGGGAGGCTGAGggcccttctgtctctctgtctgccagcactggggttacaggagtggtgctgaggatcaagtCCAGGTCTCCATCCTTGCTGGTATTGAACCTCCTCCCCAAACCCTTCTTTTAGcttttgtgttattttctttttggttttgtattttttgagtcagggtttctctgtgcagctctggctgcctggaacttacttagtagaccaggctggcctcgaactcaaagagacccacctgcccctcctcctgAATGATGGAATTaacagtgtgtaccaccactatcTGGTGCTTTCTGTGTTCTTATGTTGAGCAAGTCCCTTCCATGTGGAGCCCTAGTTTTCCCACTGTGTAAAATGGTAATAACCCCAAACTGCATCCACAGAAGCATTTTGAGGCTCTGTCCTTGGGAAGGAACTCTAGAGACCACCTCATTCTACTAGACCAGAACTTGTAgggacaggaaaaacaaaacaaaacaaaacaaacaaaccatggtCTCCTACCCTCTCAGTCCTCCCACCATGTGAGCCTGGAGACTCACCCCAGCCAGCTCCTCACCCTCTCACCTGGTCCCCTTCCTTCTCAAAGGTGATGCGTGTGCCCTGCCTCCACCCAGGCCTCACATCGATTGTCAGAATCTTGTCCTTTATGGTGGAGGAATATTTATCTTCATTTAGCACCTGCAGCAATAGAGGTGGGAGTGAGGAGTCGACTCGGGATGTCTCTGTGGGGTTTGTGCTCAGACGGTACCCATAGCAATGCGGGTGAACTGCCAGAGCcattcccactcccctcccaccGCCACTGGATCTAAGAGCTTGTGACTCTCCAAGGCAAAGCGTGTCCTCAGACTGATGAAGCTGTGGCCTGAGACAACAGTCACCAACAAGAACACAGTGAAAGGTCCCTCTCTCCAAATCCCAGAAGTCTGACCTTATCTCAGAGTTCTCCCAACCCTTCTccaggctccatggcatcttACTGTCTAGTACAAGCCCACTAGAGACCCCAGACTTCAGTTTATAGtttaaattattgcttgataaGAAGAAAATAGGGGCTGGTCACAAGAGTGCAGCAGACTTTCTGAAGGTAAGCTATTGAACCTCATACAAAGCATCCTACCATGCTGTCCCCAATCCAATGAGCACAGAGTACTGCCTTTGGGAAGCATGGTCAAAGTGGCCATCTCCCCCaagcaaagggaagaagagggctgGACCACAGACCATGGTCAGGCCAAGGACTGAATGAATACTGCAACAGATATTCACAAGATTCTTCCCTAAGCTGTCACCTTAGAGACTGTACCAGCCCACCTCCATGTCCACCCTGTGGCCATACACAAACTCTTGGAAATGTGGTCTGGAAATGTCCAGGAATGGAACTTGTAGGAGATTCCTCCTGCTCCTACTCCTCCACTTTCCAAAATGGTGGGACTGGACTGAAAAGGGAAGGATTCTGTCCCCACGAGGAGGCTGTAGAAGTGATTTCTGCACCAGAAGGAAGGGTGAATCCTCTCTGTTATTCATTTCAAATGTCAGATTCTAtaatctaaaatctaaaattgCTGAGTCTCTTGGTCTAAGATCCAATGGTTCCGTCAGAAAGGATTACCAAGTTTCCCAACAGTTAGGGGAAGGGGAGGTGATAGGGAGGTTTGTAGGGTTAGAAGGCGCCTGATAAGAGGAGCAAGCTGATACGCACCCTTCGGGAGATCTTAATCTTTTTGGTGCAGCCAAAGAATAAGTCCTCAAGGGACAAATAGAGGTCTCGTTCGATTGGAGGGTCTTGTTTCTGGACTCCTCGGCCGCGAAGCCCCCCAAAATTCAAATCTATATCATTTCCTTCTGCATCAAAAAATTCTAAAAGGAGATGGGAAGATGAGTAACAGAAATAATGTCtgaaaacacaaatcaaacagatgacagacacacaggtacacacacacacacacacacacacacacacacacacacacacgctgcacGCATATTCCCTTCAACCTCTTCAGTGACCCAGGGCTAAGTTTCAGTGTAACGTTTCCACTTCTCAGAGCTACAGACCAAGGGgctattcatttcatttcattttggttttagccttgaactcaaagaaatcctcctgtcccagtctcctgaatgctggaatgacaggtatgagccaccacactggcTTTAAGAAGCTACCCTTAGCTTCAGACCAGTGAGCATCAGGCTTGACAGGCCCCAGTGCTTCCTGGGACTCCCACGGAGTGAGGTGCTGCCAGCTCCTGCTGCGTGAACACATGGAGACATCGCTCTAAGGGGGAGATCCTGGTAGAGCAGAGAAGACTCCATTCAGGTGAAGTAGGTTTGAACTGCCCATCTACTCTACCCTTAGACCCCACTggcccctctctgtctctcccatgaATATTCTAGACAAGCTAGGGTCAAGTGCTCTAGAGTTACTAGTTTATATGAAGAAGGACTTGATGGTCCATGGCAACAGTGAGTGATCGCCAGCATGCCTCATCTACCCCTACCTGCCTGATGCCCTTGCCTTTAGCCTGATGCAGCAAAAGAGAGATACCCTTCTTGATCTGTGTAGAGTACTAATTCTTTGGATCTCAGTTCCTTAGTCTTTGGTATGGGGTAATGCTTGCCTTATCTATACCATTAAGATGAGAAACAGCTAACCTTGGGTGAGCCTGTTGTGAATCAGGCTCTGTACCCAGTGACTTTCTTTACTTATTGGCCCAGAGAGGTCAACAAAATGCTCACATCTCCACAGCTAGTGAGTAATGATGTTAGGACCTCTACCACAGGACCAGTTGTCCACAGAATCTGTAGCCTTGGTCACTATGATATATTGCTACATGTGGGGCCCTTTGTAGAGTGGAGTGAGAGGGCCCTTTGTATTCTGCAGAGGTGGCTGCTATGTACCCAGTTTCTCATGATAATGTCATGGGATGAATGTGTCAAGTTAGATGGTGAATGTTCAAGAGTAGGGAATGTGCAGTGGCTGAAGATGTGATGGTCCGGGGGCCTGCGTCACGGCTCAGCAAATAAGGGCACTGTGACCAATTCCTTGAGGTGGAAGCAGACAACCGACTCCTGAGGGTGGTCCTTTGATTTACACTctctaaataaatgtaagaaaagtcctttttaaaaaatgatcaagaACGTAGTTCCATGATAAAGTCTttgcctagagcagtggttctcaaccttcctaatgctgagatccttcctttaatacagttcctcatgttgtggtgacccccaaccataaatttctttttttttttttttgcttctttgtaattttgctactgttataaattgtaatgtaaatagtTTTGGATTAGAGGCTTGTTGAAAGGCTGTGACTCattggttgagaaccactgctctgacTATACAAGGCCCCAATTTCAATTCTTAGCATCACAgactatttttaaagacagatatCTGGAAGGACATGGGAGAAGTTAATGACAAGTAGCTGCAtttaggagaggaaaggaaatggagggttagaattttttttggttttttgagacagggtttctctgcagctttagagcctgtcctggaactagctcttgtagaccaggctggcctcgaactcacagagatccacctgcctctgcctcccgagtgctgggattaaaggcgtgcgccaccaccgcccggcgggttAGAATATTTTTCAGTAAGTTTCATTCTGATTTTGGTGTGGTGGTTTACATGTGTgatccaggatttgggaggctgaagaatttgaggccagcctgggctacagagagtgATCCTGACTTAGATAATTAAGTAATCCTTTTCCCCTCCACGTACTGTGTTTATTTCTCAAAGAGACAAAACCAGGCTgaatgtggtgactcacacctgtaatcccagcacttgggtggctaATCCAGGATCACCATGAATACCGAGCCAGCTAGACTACAAAATGAATTTGGAACTACATGCACTACAGAGACCAAGCCTAGGAggctgcaaagatggctcagtggttaagagcacttctggTGCTAGgcggttgtggcacatgcctttaatctcaacactcaggaggcagaggcaggcagatctctgtgagtctgaggccaacctggtctacagagctggttccaggacagctaaggctacacagagaaaccctgtctcaaaaaactttttttaaaaaacaaaaacaaaaagagcacttcttgctcttgcagagaacccaaattcagttctcagtacccacatggtgatttACAACCAtccctaattccagttccagggatctgctgCTTtattctgacctccttgggcaccaagcacacacatgtgcacatacctacaggcaaaactgtcacacacataaaataacaaatataaaatttttaaaaagaaaaaagaaaactgggtatagtggcacatgcctataatcccagcattaagggaagcaggaggaccaggagttttttgttttgttttgttttttaacaatttatttaattgtattttatttaaactggtgttttgcctgcatgtacgtttGTGTGAGActatcagattctctggaacagGAAGTATGAACtggtgtgagctgctatgtgggtactaggaattgaacccaggtcctctggaaaagcagttagtgctcttaaccactgagccatctctccatccccccccctttattttttgttttttcaagacagcatttctctgtttttcaaggaaagtctgtcctggaacatgctcttgtagccaggctggccttgaactcatagagattcacctgcctctgtcttctgagtgctgagattaaaggcgtgcaccaccactgcccggcaaggatttaggagtttaaggtcatctttggttAAACAGCAAGTCCATGGCTGGTGTGGGATAcatgtttcaataaataataataataataatacaatacaaaataaataaaaagtaaccaAACATAACCACCAAGAAAGGTATTTTCTACAGCTGTGTTCTTTCCCAGTGAGGCAAGGGGTAGGGTGGGATTCTTACCACTGAAGGGGTTATCTCCTCCAAAAAACTCGTGAAACACCTTTTCAGGGTTGCCATGGAAGACGTAGCCCGTTGTCCATGGAgtctgggatccaaactccagaGGAATCCCACCCTTCAGGCCTTCTTCGCCAAACTTGTCATAGATGCCTCTCTTCACGGCTGTGGATACATGTGACTTTGAGGAGGGACATGGGGCTTGTGAGGCTGGAGAGGCTGGGAGCTAGTGAGCAAGCTGGGGAAGGTGATGGGCTAGGACAGCCTTATCTCCTGCATCCTGCTGCCTGGGACTGTTTAGAAGTTAGAGCTTCAGTATCATTATCACTGTGTGAGTTTCCAAGTCATTTGTCCATCCTATAGAGTCTATAGTATGGCCAGACAGCCCAGAAAAGCAACGAGAAAAATTTGCCTGGTTTGGAATTGGAAGTTCAGGTATGTACCTGGTTTGGCCTAGTTCATTTTTGGAAGGGAGActagaattaaaattttagaatctAAGAATTCTGAACTTGCAAATTTTAGAGTTCTGAAAAGTCAGGGCTGGGAGTCATAGTTTAGCTGTTCTCATGAACAATAGCCACAATCACAGTCCCCAAAGCAGCCCTAAGGAGGCCTGCTGGGCTGCTGCTCTTTGCTGGGTTGTGAGTCACCCTAACCCTGCACAACTGATTTCCTATGGCTCTAAGGCTCTCTGTGTCTGGGAAGGATAAATGAGTGCCTGCTCCTCCTCAGCCCTCTGCCCCAGAAGCCAGCATTCTCCTCCGAACCTCAGGTAGGCTCCTCTCTGCCTGGCTGGAGGCAAGGGAACATGCCCCACTTCTGAACTGCCTCAGCAGGGCAAGCAATAAGCCCACCCACCTGATGGCCTGGTTTGCTCTTAGTTTGTCTAGATACTGGGCAGGGAGAATGGCTGCTTACTCTTTACTGTTCTCTGTAGAAAACCTGACAGCCTAGACACGCGAGGAATGACCCTAATGGAGCGGCAAGTGACAGCCCCACCACCACTCACGGTCACTCAGCACGTCGTAGGCTTCTGCTATTTGCCTGAATGTCTCTGGTGCAGATGGCTCACTTGACTTCAATGGGTGGTTCTTCAGGGCAAGTTTCCGGTACCTAGATGAGGGAGAAAATGCAAGCCCTTGCCTCTGACCTGCTTCTGAGGGCTGGAGCATGACTCAGGGCTGACTTTTGCTGTCTAGCTTTGGTACAAACCGTGGAGAGTGGTACAGATATCAGTGGCTGTGGGGTGTGCTGCTTGGATCTTTTGGAAGAGATCTTGGGGTAGAGAGTG from Arvicola amphibius chromosome 12, mArvAmp1.2, whole genome shotgun sequence encodes the following:
- the Dnajb13 gene encoding dnaJ homolog subfamily B member 13, which translates into the protein MGMDYYAVLQVNRNSEDAQIKKAYRKLALKNHPLKSSEPSAPETFRQIAEAYDVLSDPVKRGIYDKFGEEGLKGGIPLEFGSQTPWTTGYVFHGNPEKVFHEFFGGDNPFSEFFDAEGNDIDLNFGGLRGRGVQKQDPPIERDLYLSLEDLFFGCTKKIKISRRVLNEDKYSSTIKDKILTIDVRPGWRQGTRITFEKEGDQGPNIIPADIIFIVKEKLHPRFRREMDNLFFVYPIPLGKALTCCTVEVKTLDDRLLNIPINDIVHPKYFKMVPGEGMPLPEDPTKKGDLFIFFDIQFPTRLTPQKKQMLRQALLT